One region of Eupeodes corollae chromosome 1, idEupCoro1.1, whole genome shotgun sequence genomic DNA includes:
- the LOC129942307 gene encoding allatotropins-like has translation MSVRNGRQIRAPFKNPEIMVARGYGKRDSPISRDKMSNSGLEDLEDESIPIEWMAHELTANPALIRLLLHRFVDVNRDGAISARELLGNSQDGATEIY, from the exons ATGTCAGTACGTAATGGACGGCAAATTCGTGCACCATTTAAAAACCCAGAAATAATGGTTGCTCGAGGTTATGGAAAGAGAGATTCACCTATAAGTCGAGATAAGATGTCAAACAGTGGTTTGGAAGATTTAGAGGATGAAAG taTTCCAATTGAATGGATGGCTCATGAATTGACAGCGAATCCAGCTCTAATTCGCCTGCTTTTGCATAGATTTGTTGATGTCAATCGTGATGGTGCAATAAGTGCAAGGGAGTTACTAGGAAATTCACAAGATGGCGCTACTGAAAtttactaa